The following coding sequences lie in one Arachis ipaensis cultivar K30076 chromosome B05, Araip1.1, whole genome shotgun sequence genomic window:
- the LOC107640281 gene encoding uncharacterized protein LOC107640281, translating into MADVPPPPLSELMRMVAELQQANQRMADENQIMAAQIAELNHARIEHNDAHRQQTENEEHQSQPSHVSETARGKEQQPEDEKEEADDLVGPFTEEVMNFELPKRFTLPLTLTPYDGLGDPKKFLKKFRSIMIVNGASDTVLCHCFPNYLDGPALDWLCALPAGSISRFQQLAKLFEEHFAGSVIYLHDSDYLNTIKQGPNESLKDYMTRFTKVAISIPDLHPEVHLHAIKSGLRPGKFQETIAVAKPKTLAEFREKAKGQIDIEELRQAQKSDKSHFREDDKSSTPKKSFKLTLRFDSYTQFNTKREDIIKEILNSKLIKPPRKAGTYQDAKNVDKSKYCTFHQKHGHNTDDCVVAKDLLE; encoded by the coding sequence ATGGCTGACGTGCCGCCTCCTCCACTATCTGAACTCATGCGAATGGTAGCTGAGCTACAGCAAGCCAATCAACGAATGGCCGACGAGAACCAAATAATGGCTGCCCAGATCGCCGAACTAAACCACGCTCGGATTGAGCACAACGATGCTCATCGCCAGCAGACAGAAAACGAGGAACATCAGTCCCAACCCTCTCATGTCTCGGAGACTGCTCGAGGCAAGGAGCAACAACccgaagatgaaaaagaagaggcTGACGACCTTGTAGGTCCCTTCACGGAAGAAGTGATGAACTTCGAACTGCCGAAGAGGTTTACTCTGCCGCTGACCCTTACGCCTTATGACGGACTCGGAGACCCAAAGAAGTTTCTAAAGAAATTCCGATCAATAATGATCGTCAATGGTGCATCAGATACAGTTTTATGTCATTGTTTTCCGAATTATTTAGACGgccctgcacttgattggttgtgTGCTTTGCCTGCAGGTTCCATTTCACGATTTCAGCAGTTGGCGAAGTTATTTGAAGAACATTTCGCCGGATCCGTAATATACTTGCACGATTCTGATTACTTGAATACTATCAAGCAAGGACCGAACGAAAGCTTAAAGGACTACATGACCCGCTTCACCAAGGTCGCAATCAGTATACCAGACCTCCACCCCGAGGTCCATCTACACGCAATTAAAAGCGGCCTTCGACCCGGAAAGTTCCAGGAGACAATCGCGGTAGCCAAGCCGAAGACTCTAGCAGAATTTCGCGAGAAGGCAAAGGGACAAATTGATATCGAGGAGCTCAGACAAGCTCAGAAGTCTGACAAGTCACATTTCCGAGAAGACGATAAGAGCTCAACCCCTAAGAAGAGTTTTAAACTAACACTTCGATTTGATTCTTATACGCAGTTTAACACTAAGAGAGAAGACATAATCAAAGAGATCTTGAATTCAAAACTGATCAAGCCGCCAAGAAAAGCCGGTACCTACCAAGATGCAAAGAACGTTGACAAGTCGAAGTATTGCACCTTCCACCAAAAACACGGTCACAATACTGATGACTGCGTGGTCGCCAAAGACCTTTTAGAGTGA